In [Leptolyngbya] sp. PCC 7376, a genomic segment contains:
- a CDS encoding GNAT family N-acetyltransferase translates to MMDVEIREATDSDLPQILELAIAAFGETEGPEITELISALLSDPTAHPLLSLVAVKEQMVVGHILFTKAQLEPEPSEPISASILAPLAVLPQYQKQGIGGQLIQTGLEKLKAIGVQLVFVLGHPSYYPRSGFAPAGIQGFEATYPIAPKNAEAWMVQVLQPDIIGRIQGRVVCADTLNNPKYWVE, encoded by the coding sequence ATGATGGATGTAGAAATACGCGAGGCAACAGATTCAGATTTACCTCAAATTTTAGAGTTGGCGATCGCCGCATTTGGTGAGACAGAAGGACCAGAAATTACGGAGCTGATTTCCGCTTTGCTCTCAGATCCCACTGCCCATCCTTTATTGTCGCTAGTTGCAGTAAAGGAGCAAATGGTTGTGGGACATATTTTGTTTACCAAAGCGCAATTGGAACCTGAGCCTTCAGAACCTATTTCGGCGTCGATTTTGGCACCTCTTGCTGTGCTTCCTCAATATCAAAAACAAGGCATTGGTGGTCAGCTTATTCAGACTGGGTTAGAAAAACTTAAAGCGATAGGGGTTCAACTTGTTTTTGTGCTTGGCCATCCCAGTTACTATCCAAGATCTGGATTTGCTCCCGCTGGAATACAGGGCTTTGAGGCAACTTACCCTATTGCACCTAAAAATGCAGAAGCGTGGATGGTACAAGTATTACAGCCAGATATTATTGGAAGAATTCAGGGTCGGGTTGTTTGCG
- a CDS encoding Dabb family protein — protein sequence MSQPLHHIVLFELSMTTTTVDTQAIIDDGIELLGQIPGVLSVDLGLKAREDREVHIKSYQLGLYVKLQSDADLDVYSPHPNHQEFLARHKTKWTKVQVVDFAGK from the coding sequence ATGTCCCAACCCTTACATCACATCGTTTTATTCGAACTCTCAATGACCACCACTACTGTGGATACCCAAGCAATTATTGATGACGGCATCGAATTGCTTGGTCAAATTCCCGGTGTGCTGAGCGTTGACCTCGGTTTAAAAGCCCGTGAGGATCGCGAAGTTCATATCAAAAGTTATCAACTTGGCTTGTATGTAAAACTCCAAAGCGATGCTGATCTTGATGTTTATTCACCCCACCCGAATCATCAAGAATTTCTGGCTCGCCACAAAACAAAATGGACAAAAGTTCAAGTGGTCGATTTTGCTGGGAAATAG
- a CDS encoding CTP synthase has product MSKFIFVTGGVVSSIGKGIVAASLGRLLKSRDYSVSILKLDPYINVDPGTMSPFQHGEVFVTEDGAETDLDLGHYERFTDTSMSRLNSVTTGSIYQAVINKERRGDYQGGTVQVIPHITNEIKERIFRVAENTNPDFVITEIGGTVGDIESLPFLEAIRQFRKEAGRDNVIYMHVTLIPWIPAAGETKTKPTQHSVKELRSIGIQPDILVCRCDRPLPAGQREKISEFCNVPEEQVITSQDASSIYEVPLMLEREGLAEQSLKLLNMEARQPNLENWIGLVERMKRPTRHMDIAIVGKYVQLNDAYLSVVESLGHAAIANDADIKLHWINAEDLEKNGAEQYLKGMSGIVVPGGFGSRGVDGKVAAIAYARANNIPFLGLCLGMQSSVIEWARNVAKLEEANSAEFQPEAKNPVINILPEQRDVVDLGGTMRLGLYPCRLTPDTKTHQLYGEEVVYERHRHRYEFNNAYRNLFLESGYQISGTSPDGRLVEIIEYPSHPFFIATQFHPEFQSRPNQPHPLFFGFIKAAMKHNSQPLTPVVMEEMTATLS; this is encoded by the coding sequence ATGTCTAAATTTATCTTTGTTACTGGTGGTGTAGTGTCCAGCATCGGCAAAGGAATCGTGGCAGCAAGTTTAGGGAGGCTCCTCAAATCACGGGATTATTCGGTGTCGATCCTCAAGCTCGATCCATATATTAATGTTGACCCCGGTACAATGAGCCCGTTTCAGCATGGCGAAGTTTTTGTAACCGAAGATGGCGCAGAGACAGACTTGGATCTTGGCCACTACGAACGATTTACTGATACGTCCATGTCGCGACTTAATAGTGTGACCACAGGTTCGATTTACCAAGCTGTTATTAATAAGGAACGTCGTGGTGATTATCAAGGAGGTACGGTTCAGGTGATTCCCCATATCACCAATGAAATTAAAGAGCGTATTTTTCGGGTGGCAGAAAATACAAATCCTGATTTTGTGATTACTGAGATTGGTGGCACTGTTGGTGACATTGAGTCGTTGCCATTTCTCGAAGCGATTCGCCAATTCCGCAAAGAAGCTGGTCGCGATAACGTTATATATATGCATGTAACGTTAATCCCTTGGATTCCGGCAGCAGGCGAAACGAAAACAAAACCCACTCAGCACTCGGTAAAAGAGTTACGGTCGATTGGTATTCAGCCGGATATTCTTGTTTGTCGCTGCGATCGCCCTTTGCCTGCGGGACAGCGGGAAAAAATTTCCGAATTCTGTAATGTGCCAGAGGAGCAGGTAATTACGTCTCAGGATGCCAGCAGTATTTATGAAGTGCCTCTAATGCTGGAACGAGAAGGTTTAGCTGAGCAAAGTTTAAAGCTGCTCAACATGGAAGCGCGACAGCCCAATTTAGAAAATTGGATCGGTTTGGTGGAGCGGATGAAACGCCCTACCCGCCATATGGATATTGCTATTGTGGGTAAATATGTGCAGCTTAATGATGCGTATTTATCTGTGGTTGAATCCCTCGGGCACGCGGCGATCGCCAATGATGCTGATATTAAATTGCATTGGATTAATGCCGAAGATTTAGAGAAAAATGGCGCAGAGCAATACTTGAAAGGAATGTCTGGCATCGTTGTGCCTGGTGGCTTTGGCTCCCGTGGTGTCGATGGAAAGGTTGCGGCGATCGCCTATGCCCGTGCCAATAATATTCCGTTTCTGGGACTTTGTTTAGGGATGCAATCTTCCGTCATTGAGTGGGCACGCAATGTGGCCAAACTTGAAGAAGCGAATAGCGCCGAATTCCAGCCCGAAGCAAAAAATCCTGTCATTAATATTTTGCCGGAGCAACGGGATGTTGTGGATCTTGGTGGCACAATGCGTTTAGGACTATATCCTTGTCGCCTCACGCCGGACACAAAAACGCATCAACTTTATGGCGAAGAAGTGGTTTATGAGCGCCATCGCCATCGCTACGAATTTAATAATGCCTACCGCAATCTTTTTCTTGAAAGCGGTTATCAAATTAGTGGTACATCCCCCGATGGCCGCCTTGTGGAAATTATTGAATATCCAAGCCATCCGTTTTTTATTGCGACTCAATTCCACCCCGAATTTCAGTCCCGCCCAAATCAGCCCCATCCCCTGTTTTTCGGGTTTATTAAAGCGGCGATGAAACATAATTCTCAACCTTTGACACCTGTGGTTATGGAAGAAATGACTGCAACTTTATCCTAA
- the metE gene encoding 5-methyltetrahydropteroyltriglutamate--homocysteine S-methyltransferase, translated as MTIQTASLGYARMGKRREVKKALESFWRGKLNEATLVQTLQDLEAKDWQTQLQAGIDHIAVGDFTFYDLVLDWAVRLGLIPARFAELSGLTRYFAMARGVDNRPALEMTKWFDSNYHYLVSEIDADAKPQGDFSDFIATVKRAQSSLAARATPVILSPVTLLSLSRCKADFDGLLDALLPLYVELLTELKGLAIAEVQIHEPILVTSRAPQLQAAVEKTYAALAKVGVPLQLVTYFDDLGDTYNWVTALPVAGISLDFTRGDNLQLLQTHGFPADKVLGAGVIDGRNIWQCQPEDTLQRLKEIQAIATTVRVQPSASLQFVPHDAKLEKQLPQPLHGVLSFAEQKLTEIVFLAQTLNGTDTTAQQQQIQQAWQAFIDFNPPNPAVHTALEALQPKNFERSLSYSSRISQQIALPPLPTTTIGSFPQTKEVRRLRVQYKKGELSLAEYQAAMEKQIADCIKLQEDIGLDVLVHGEFERTDMVEYFGRQLSGFAFTTNGWVQSYGSRCVRPPIIYGDVSRSQAMTVREFQFAQSLTEKPVKGMLTAPITILNWSFPRADLSRKEQAFQIALALREEIAELETAGAQIIQVDEPALREGLPLKVQHWNDYLGWAVDAFRLATAIAQPQTQIHTHMCYCEFGDIIQDIERLDADVISIENSRSNNRTLGEVTSAGYSHQIGNGVYDIHSPVVPTQAQLVEQLKAGLEKLPIQQVWINPDCGLKTRRWEEVVPALKNMVAATRKLREEMDAIAK; from the coding sequence ATGACAATTCAAACTGCATCATTAGGTTATGCCCGGATGGGTAAACGCCGCGAGGTAAAAAAGGCTTTGGAGTCTTTCTGGCGCGGCAAATTAAATGAAGCAACCCTCGTCCAAACACTACAAGACCTCGAAGCCAAGGATTGGCAAACCCAATTACAGGCAGGTATTGACCACATTGCGGTAGGTGATTTCACGTTTTACGATTTAGTGCTGGATTGGGCTGTCCGTTTGGGTTTAATTCCAGCGCGATTTGCGGAATTATCTGGGTTGACGCGCTATTTTGCCATGGCCCGTGGCGTTGATAATCGTCCAGCTTTGGAAATGACGAAATGGTTTGATTCTAACTACCATTATCTTGTGTCTGAAATTGATGCTGATGCCAAACCCCAAGGGGATTTTAGTGATTTTATTGCGACGGTTAAACGCGCCCAATCTAGCCTCGCAGCCCGGGCAACTCCCGTCATTTTAAGCCCTGTGACGTTACTCAGTTTAAGTCGCTGTAAGGCAGATTTTGACGGTTTGTTAGATGCATTATTGCCCCTCTATGTTGAGCTATTGACTGAGCTAAAGGGCTTGGCGATCGCCGAAGTACAGATCCATGAGCCAATTTTGGTGACGAGTCGTGCGCCCCAACTCCAAGCCGCTGTGGAAAAAACTTATGCTGCTTTAGCGAAAGTCGGTGTGCCGTTGCAATTGGTTACCTACTTTGATGATTTGGGCGACACCTATAACTGGGTCACCGCCTTACCAGTGGCAGGCATCAGTTTAGATTTCACCCGAGGCGACAATTTACAGTTATTGCAAACCCATGGTTTTCCTGCCGATAAGGTCTTGGGTGCTGGGGTTATTGATGGCCGTAATATTTGGCAATGTCAACCGGAAGACACCTTGCAGCGCTTAAAAGAGATTCAGGCGATCGCCACAACTGTGCGAGTCCAACCCTCTGCCTCTCTACAATTTGTTCCCCACGACGCCAAACTCGAAAAACAATTACCCCAACCCTTACATGGCGTCTTAAGTTTTGCCGAACAGAAATTAACCGAAATTGTGTTCCTCGCCCAAACCCTTAACGGTACGGACACCACGGCCCAACAACAGCAGATTCAACAGGCATGGCAAGCTTTTATTGATTTCAATCCTCCCAACCCTGCGGTTCATACAGCCCTAGAAGCCCTGCAACCCAAGAATTTTGAGCGGTCTTTGTCCTACAGCTCCCGCATTAGCCAACAAATTGCGTTGCCGCCTTTACCCACCACCACCATTGGTTCCTTCCCCCAAACCAAAGAAGTGCGACGGTTACGAGTGCAGTACAAAAAAGGTGAGCTGTCCCTCGCGGAGTACCAAGCTGCCATGGAAAAACAAATTGCAGATTGCATCAAGCTGCAAGAAGATATTGGCCTTGATGTCTTGGTCCATGGCGAATTTGAACGGACTGATATGGTGGAATACTTTGGGCGGCAGCTGTCTGGTTTTGCCTTTACCACCAATGGTTGGGTGCAAAGTTATGGCAGCCGTTGTGTGCGTCCCCCCATTATTTATGGTGATGTGTCCCGTTCCCAAGCGATGACTGTACGGGAATTTCAGTTTGCCCAATCCTTAACAGAAAAACCTGTGAAAGGGATGTTAACGGCACCCATTACGATCTTGAATTGGTCATTCCCCCGTGCAGATTTGTCCCGCAAGGAACAAGCATTTCAAATTGCGCTGGCATTACGGGAAGAAATTGCGGAGCTTGAAACTGCAGGTGCTCAAATTATTCAGGTGGATGAGCCTGCCCTACGGGAAGGTTTGCCGCTCAAGGTGCAACACTGGAATGATTATCTGGGTTGGGCTGTGGATGCTTTCCGTCTCGCAACGGCGATCGCTCAACCCCAGACCCAAATTCATACCCATATGTGTTATTGCGAATTTGGCGACATTATTCAAGACATTGAGCGCCTCGATGCAGATGTAATTTCCATCGAAAATAGCCGTAGTAATAATCGCACCCTTGGAGAAGTCACCAGCGCGGGTTATAGCCATCAAATTGGTAATGGGGTGTATGACATCCATAGTCCGGTGGTGCCCACCCAAGCGCAATTGGTAGAACAACTGAAAGCGGGTTTGGAAAAACTTCCGATCCAGCAAGTGTGGATTAATCCTGATTGTGGTCTGAAAACTCGTCGTTGGGAAGAAGTGGTGCCTGCTTTAAAAAATATGGTGGCTGCCACTCGTAAATTACGGGAGGAAATGGATGCGATCGCCAAATAG